A section of the Euwallacea fornicatus isolate EFF26 chromosome 12, ASM4011564v1, whole genome shotgun sequence genome encodes:
- the Cyp303a1 gene encoding probable cytochrome P450 303a1 isoform X1: MSVNIQQSLGTRFGEYVMFWFALPFLLTILTLLAYLDTRKPKNFPPGPKWYPLIGCTLEVIRTRKKFEGLYEATAQMCLKYGPVLGLKIGREPVVIMYGPAEIKEMSMSEDLLGRPLGSYFNMRTWNKRLGIILTDREFWQEQKKFVLRHLKEFGYGTGNMSELIQEETFHLLNSIEKSMGEKDFTIFNMESLFSVSVLNSLWLMLAGVRYSPEQSEMKKLQRIMSDLFKVIHMIGAPFSYFPILKYVAPELSGYKAYVETHCLIWDFLKKELEQHKKTHDPENPRDLMDLYLNVLYSPDHGESFSEEQLLAICLDMFMAGSETTNNSTSFGFLYLILNPEVQKKTQEEIDSVLGGRAPRLSDRPNMPYTEAVVMEALRMFGLRAFSVPHRALRDTYVGGYFIPKDTLVVANYHGSMMGPNCGFTDPEKFDPERYIVDRKVTIPEHFIPFGIGKRRCMGDSLAKANIFMFITAILQKYDVKVVPESPPDMRVVDGVTPAPVHYKAKFIRRQL; this comes from the exons ATGTCTGTAAACATCCAGCAGTCGCTGGGGACCAGATTTGGAGAGTACG TAATGTTTTGGTTCGCGCTACCCTTCTTATTAACCATACTGACTTTACTAGCCTATCTTGATACAAGGAAACCGAAAAACTTCCCTCCTGGCCCTAAATGGTACCCTCTGATAGGGTGCACTTTGGAAGTGATCAGAACCAGGAAGAAATTTGAAGGGCTATATGAGGCGACTGCCCAAATGTGCCTCAAATACGGACCTGTTCTTGGACTGAAA ATAGGAAGGGAACCTGTAGTGATCATGTATGGGCCTGCTGAAATAAAGGAAATGTCCATGTCGGAAGACTTGCTGGGCAGGCCCCTGGGGTCGTATTTTAATATGCGGACCTGGAATAAACGGCTTG GTATAATTTTAACAGATCGAGAATTTTGGCAAGAGCaaaagaaatttgttttaagACACCTCAAGGAATTTGGCTACGGCACGGGAAATATGTCGGAATTGATACAAGAAGAgacttttcatttattaaactCCATTGAAAAATCTATGGGAGAGAaag atttcacaattttcaacATGGAGTCATTGTTCAGTGTAAGTGTCCTGAATTCCCTGTGGTTGATGCTGGCCGGAGTTAGATATTCCCCCGAACAatctgaaatgaaaaaattgcaaagaatTATGTCTGATTTGTTTAAGGTTATCCATATGATTGGAGCGCctttcag TTACTTCCCAATACTGAAGTACGTGGCTCCGGAGCTTTCGGGATATAAAGCTTATGTTGAAACTCACTGTCTAATATgggactttttgaaaaaagagcTGGAACAACATAAGAAAACTCATGATCCTGAAAACCCTAGGGATTTGATGGATTTGTATTTGAATGTGCTTTATTCACCGGATCACG GAGAGTCATTTTCGGAAGAACAGCTCTTGGCAATATGTCTGGATATGTTCATGGCAGGCTCAGAGACTACCAACAATTCTACCAGCTTTGGGTTCCtgtatttgattttaaatccaGAAGTTCAGAAAAAAACCCAGGAGGAGATAGATAGTGTTTTGGGTGGAAGAGCTCCTCGACTGAGTGATAGACCTAA CATGCCTTATACTGAGGCCGTAGTCATGGAAGCTCTCCGAATGTTTGGCCTTAGAGCCTTCTCAGTGCCTCATAGAGCACTTAGAGATACATATGTTGGAGGATATTTTATACCAAAG GATACTCTGGTAGTTGCCAATTATCATGGTAGTATGATGGGCCCAAACTGTGGTTTTACCGACCCAGAAAAGTTCGATCCAGAACGTTATATCGTTGATAGAAAGGTGACAATACCAGAACATTTTATACCCTTTGGAATTGGGAAACGAAG gTGTATGGGAGATTCTCTTGCGAAGGCAAATATATTCATGTTTATAACTGCAATTCTCCAGAAATACGATGTGAAAGTAGTGCCCGAAAGTCCTCCAGATATGAGAGTTGTGGATGGAGTTACCCCAGCGCCTGTGCATTATAAAGCCAAGTTTATAAGAAGACAATTGtag
- the Cyp303a1 gene encoding probable cytochrome P450 303a1 isoform X2 — translation MSVNIQQSLGTRFGEYAYLDTRKPKNFPPGPKWYPLIGCTLEVIRTRKKFEGLYEATAQMCLKYGPVLGLKIGREPVVIMYGPAEIKEMSMSEDLLGRPLGSYFNMRTWNKRLGIILTDREFWQEQKKFVLRHLKEFGYGTGNMSELIQEETFHLLNSIEKSMGEKDFTIFNMESLFSVSVLNSLWLMLAGVRYSPEQSEMKKLQRIMSDLFKVIHMIGAPFSYFPILKYVAPELSGYKAYVETHCLIWDFLKKELEQHKKTHDPENPRDLMDLYLNVLYSPDHGESFSEEQLLAICLDMFMAGSETTNNSTSFGFLYLILNPEVQKKTQEEIDSVLGGRAPRLSDRPNMPYTEAVVMEALRMFGLRAFSVPHRALRDTYVGGYFIPKDTLVVANYHGSMMGPNCGFTDPEKFDPERYIVDRKVTIPEHFIPFGIGKRRCMGDSLAKANIFMFITAILQKYDVKVVPESPPDMRVVDGVTPAPVHYKAKFIRRQL, via the exons ATGTCTGTAAACATCCAGCAGTCGCTGGGGACCAGATTTGGAGAGTACG CCTATCTTGATACAAGGAAACCGAAAAACTTCCCTCCTGGCCCTAAATGGTACCCTCTGATAGGGTGCACTTTGGAAGTGATCAGAACCAGGAAGAAATTTGAAGGGCTATATGAGGCGACTGCCCAAATGTGCCTCAAATACGGACCTGTTCTTGGACTGAAA ATAGGAAGGGAACCTGTAGTGATCATGTATGGGCCTGCTGAAATAAAGGAAATGTCCATGTCGGAAGACTTGCTGGGCAGGCCCCTGGGGTCGTATTTTAATATGCGGACCTGGAATAAACGGCTTG GTATAATTTTAACAGATCGAGAATTTTGGCAAGAGCaaaagaaatttgttttaagACACCTCAAGGAATTTGGCTACGGCACGGGAAATATGTCGGAATTGATACAAGAAGAgacttttcatttattaaactCCATTGAAAAATCTATGGGAGAGAaag atttcacaattttcaacATGGAGTCATTGTTCAGTGTAAGTGTCCTGAATTCCCTGTGGTTGATGCTGGCCGGAGTTAGATATTCCCCCGAACAatctgaaatgaaaaaattgcaaagaatTATGTCTGATTTGTTTAAGGTTATCCATATGATTGGAGCGCctttcag TTACTTCCCAATACTGAAGTACGTGGCTCCGGAGCTTTCGGGATATAAAGCTTATGTTGAAACTCACTGTCTAATATgggactttttgaaaaaagagcTGGAACAACATAAGAAAACTCATGATCCTGAAAACCCTAGGGATTTGATGGATTTGTATTTGAATGTGCTTTATTCACCGGATCACG GAGAGTCATTTTCGGAAGAACAGCTCTTGGCAATATGTCTGGATATGTTCATGGCAGGCTCAGAGACTACCAACAATTCTACCAGCTTTGGGTTCCtgtatttgattttaaatccaGAAGTTCAGAAAAAAACCCAGGAGGAGATAGATAGTGTTTTGGGTGGAAGAGCTCCTCGACTGAGTGATAGACCTAA CATGCCTTATACTGAGGCCGTAGTCATGGAAGCTCTCCGAATGTTTGGCCTTAGAGCCTTCTCAGTGCCTCATAGAGCACTTAGAGATACATATGTTGGAGGATATTTTATACCAAAG GATACTCTGGTAGTTGCCAATTATCATGGTAGTATGATGGGCCCAAACTGTGGTTTTACCGACCCAGAAAAGTTCGATCCAGAACGTTATATCGTTGATAGAAAGGTGACAATACCAGAACATTTTATACCCTTTGGAATTGGGAAACGAAG gTGTATGGGAGATTCTCTTGCGAAGGCAAATATATTCATGTTTATAACTGCAATTCTCCAGAAATACGATGTGAAAGTAGTGCCCGAAAGTCCTCCAGATATGAGAGTTGTGGATGGAGTTACCCCAGCGCCTGTGCATTATAAAGCCAAGTTTATAAGAAGACAATTGtag
- the Cyp303a1 gene encoding probable cytochrome P450 303a1 isoform X3, giving the protein MCLKYGPVLGLKIGREPVVIMYGPAEIKEMSMSEDLLGRPLGSYFNMRTWNKRLGIILTDREFWQEQKKFVLRHLKEFGYGTGNMSELIQEETFHLLNSIEKSMGEKDFTIFNMESLFSVSVLNSLWLMLAGVRYSPEQSEMKKLQRIMSDLFKVIHMIGAPFSYFPILKYVAPELSGYKAYVETHCLIWDFLKKELEQHKKTHDPENPRDLMDLYLNVLYSPDHGESFSEEQLLAICLDMFMAGSETTNNSTSFGFLYLILNPEVQKKTQEEIDSVLGGRAPRLSDRPNMPYTEAVVMEALRMFGLRAFSVPHRALRDTYVGGYFIPKDTLVVANYHGSMMGPNCGFTDPEKFDPERYIVDRKVTIPEHFIPFGIGKRRCMGDSLAKANIFMFITAILQKYDVKVVPESPPDMRVVDGVTPAPVHYKAKFIRRQL; this is encoded by the exons ATGTGCCTCAAATACGGACCTGTTCTTGGACTGAAA ATAGGAAGGGAACCTGTAGTGATCATGTATGGGCCTGCTGAAATAAAGGAAATGTCCATGTCGGAAGACTTGCTGGGCAGGCCCCTGGGGTCGTATTTTAATATGCGGACCTGGAATAAACGGCTTG GTATAATTTTAACAGATCGAGAATTTTGGCAAGAGCaaaagaaatttgttttaagACACCTCAAGGAATTTGGCTACGGCACGGGAAATATGTCGGAATTGATACAAGAAGAgacttttcatttattaaactCCATTGAAAAATCTATGGGAGAGAaag atttcacaattttcaacATGGAGTCATTGTTCAGTGTAAGTGTCCTGAATTCCCTGTGGTTGATGCTGGCCGGAGTTAGATATTCCCCCGAACAatctgaaatgaaaaaattgcaaagaatTATGTCTGATTTGTTTAAGGTTATCCATATGATTGGAGCGCctttcag TTACTTCCCAATACTGAAGTACGTGGCTCCGGAGCTTTCGGGATATAAAGCTTATGTTGAAACTCACTGTCTAATATgggactttttgaaaaaagagcTGGAACAACATAAGAAAACTCATGATCCTGAAAACCCTAGGGATTTGATGGATTTGTATTTGAATGTGCTTTATTCACCGGATCACG GAGAGTCATTTTCGGAAGAACAGCTCTTGGCAATATGTCTGGATATGTTCATGGCAGGCTCAGAGACTACCAACAATTCTACCAGCTTTGGGTTCCtgtatttgattttaaatccaGAAGTTCAGAAAAAAACCCAGGAGGAGATAGATAGTGTTTTGGGTGGAAGAGCTCCTCGACTGAGTGATAGACCTAA CATGCCTTATACTGAGGCCGTAGTCATGGAAGCTCTCCGAATGTTTGGCCTTAGAGCCTTCTCAGTGCCTCATAGAGCACTTAGAGATACATATGTTGGAGGATATTTTATACCAAAG GATACTCTGGTAGTTGCCAATTATCATGGTAGTATGATGGGCCCAAACTGTGGTTTTACCGACCCAGAAAAGTTCGATCCAGAACGTTATATCGTTGATAGAAAGGTGACAATACCAGAACATTTTATACCCTTTGGAATTGGGAAACGAAG gTGTATGGGAGATTCTCTTGCGAAGGCAAATATATTCATGTTTATAACTGCAATTCTCCAGAAATACGATGTGAAAGTAGTGCCCGAAAGTCCTCCAGATATGAGAGTTGTGGATGGAGTTACCCCAGCGCCTGTGCATTATAAAGCCAAGTTTATAAGAAGACAATTGtag
- the Cyp303a1 gene encoding probable cytochrome P450 303a1 isoform X4 — MYGPAEIKEMSMSEDLLGRPLGSYFNMRTWNKRLGIILTDREFWQEQKKFVLRHLKEFGYGTGNMSELIQEETFHLLNSIEKSMGEKDFTIFNMESLFSVSVLNSLWLMLAGVRYSPEQSEMKKLQRIMSDLFKVIHMIGAPFSYFPILKYVAPELSGYKAYVETHCLIWDFLKKELEQHKKTHDPENPRDLMDLYLNVLYSPDHGESFSEEQLLAICLDMFMAGSETTNNSTSFGFLYLILNPEVQKKTQEEIDSVLGGRAPRLSDRPNMPYTEAVVMEALRMFGLRAFSVPHRALRDTYVGGYFIPKDTLVVANYHGSMMGPNCGFTDPEKFDPERYIVDRKVTIPEHFIPFGIGKRRCMGDSLAKANIFMFITAILQKYDVKVVPESPPDMRVVDGVTPAPVHYKAKFIRRQL; from the exons ATGTATGGGCCTGCTGAAATAAAGGAAATGTCCATGTCGGAAGACTTGCTGGGCAGGCCCCTGGGGTCGTATTTTAATATGCGGACCTGGAATAAACGGCTTG GTATAATTTTAACAGATCGAGAATTTTGGCAAGAGCaaaagaaatttgttttaagACACCTCAAGGAATTTGGCTACGGCACGGGAAATATGTCGGAATTGATACAAGAAGAgacttttcatttattaaactCCATTGAAAAATCTATGGGAGAGAaag atttcacaattttcaacATGGAGTCATTGTTCAGTGTAAGTGTCCTGAATTCCCTGTGGTTGATGCTGGCCGGAGTTAGATATTCCCCCGAACAatctgaaatgaaaaaattgcaaagaatTATGTCTGATTTGTTTAAGGTTATCCATATGATTGGAGCGCctttcag TTACTTCCCAATACTGAAGTACGTGGCTCCGGAGCTTTCGGGATATAAAGCTTATGTTGAAACTCACTGTCTAATATgggactttttgaaaaaagagcTGGAACAACATAAGAAAACTCATGATCCTGAAAACCCTAGGGATTTGATGGATTTGTATTTGAATGTGCTTTATTCACCGGATCACG GAGAGTCATTTTCGGAAGAACAGCTCTTGGCAATATGTCTGGATATGTTCATGGCAGGCTCAGAGACTACCAACAATTCTACCAGCTTTGGGTTCCtgtatttgattttaaatccaGAAGTTCAGAAAAAAACCCAGGAGGAGATAGATAGTGTTTTGGGTGGAAGAGCTCCTCGACTGAGTGATAGACCTAA CATGCCTTATACTGAGGCCGTAGTCATGGAAGCTCTCCGAATGTTTGGCCTTAGAGCCTTCTCAGTGCCTCATAGAGCACTTAGAGATACATATGTTGGAGGATATTTTATACCAAAG GATACTCTGGTAGTTGCCAATTATCATGGTAGTATGATGGGCCCAAACTGTGGTTTTACCGACCCAGAAAAGTTCGATCCAGAACGTTATATCGTTGATAGAAAGGTGACAATACCAGAACATTTTATACCCTTTGGAATTGGGAAACGAAG gTGTATGGGAGATTCTCTTGCGAAGGCAAATATATTCATGTTTATAACTGCAATTCTCCAGAAATACGATGTGAAAGTAGTGCCCGAAAGTCCTCCAGATATGAGAGTTGTGGATGGAGTTACCCCAGCGCCTGTGCATTATAAAGCCAAGTTTATAAGAAGACAATTGtag
- the LOC136342448 gene encoding uncharacterized protein, whose translation MKVDPELMFECLIYINAFYYPVFASAEFIMVIAKYQSIRETPNIEQDGAICFARLIAEILKILVFYRWRERRRKTVTAFALLMTFVSVGTVIYTFGYQNPALKLEKVLGSLTIMLTTTEIVFGFLFFMPCFKKVDYY comes from the exons ATGAAAGTGGATCCGGAATTGATGTTCGAATGTCTCATTTACATCAACGCCTTCTATTATCCAGTATTCGCTTCAGCAGAGTTCATTATGGTGATTGCGAAGTATCAAAGTATAAGGGAAACCCCCAATATAGAACAGGATGGGGCTATTTGTTTTGCCAGACTTATTGCCgagatattgaaaatattagtgTTTTACAGATGGAGAGAGAGGAGAAGAA AAACAGTGACAGCCTTCGCGTTACTAATGACTTTTGTATCTGTTGGAACTGTGATTTATACATTTGGATATCAGAATCCCGCTTTGAAGCTGGAAAAAGTGTTGGGATCTCTGACTATAATGCTAACGACCACCGAAATCGTTTtcggatttcttttttttatgcctTGTTTTAAGAAGGtggattattattaa